A segment of the Elaeis guineensis isolate ETL-2024a chromosome 6, EG11, whole genome shotgun sequence genome:
AGCAGCTCAGTAAAAGCTACCACCATCTGGTTTCCACCTTCACATGAAGTACTATGATCAAGCTGCTCCCAAGAGATGGAGGAGCTTTGGATGAGGCAGATTGTGTCAAATCGACAGATATTTCATCCAACAGCAATAGTAGCGTTACAATGCTAACCATGAATATCTGCATTGGGAACAGATAAACAGCAAAGTTAATTTGTTTAAGCAAACAATAAGACTTGAGAGATATGGAGGCAGTAGTAGAAAGTAGAAACAAAAAACATTGAAAAGAATTAATACAACATTAACGCAAGGCAGATTTTTTTTACCAAACTGTAGTGGAGAAGTTGTGTCCCAATTATCTGTGTTGATTTTTATAAATCATTCTTGCTATTTATTCCTATTAAGAGTTACATTTTCTAACAACATTTTTCCCTTCATCGGAATGCTATTTTAGTCTATTTCTGTCATATCATCAGCATATAGTATACAGCATGACACCTTGTAAATCCTAATGCTGCATTGGAGAGAATATTTTCCAACTTTTGAATTACCCCTAATTAGATTTCGCCATTAGACAGTTTTCCCATTCTAAGACATGGAAAACTCTTTCTAAATACAAGGCATGTTATCACTAGGATTCCCTTCTAATTCCAGCCCATAGTATCTCCTTTTAAGAACTTCTGATAAATTTGTCAGATTTTTTTCAACATTCTGATTTTTATCTCTAGATGAATCATTCTCAAATGCTGAATTTGTGAGTATGGTAATGCTAAGAATAAAGTGACGCACATGCTAGTATGACAAGTCAGTTTATCCATGACAACCTGAAAGAGATACAGGTTAGAACAGATGCTTGGTGTAGGCATACTACAGTTAGGCATACGCATGAGTGCCTCACTATGCAATAAACGAAGAGATAAGAACAACCAAAATTAGAATAAAGATGAGACTAAGCTAATTGTCTCCATTTTCAAATACATTAAAGCACTGCTATGTCAAAACTGCTATTCTATTTGCAAGCTAAACACTGATTTTATGCCCAGAAAACAATGGATAACAATCTTAGGAGAAGAAAAGCTACAAGCTTTCGGATACATAAAATGAAAGTAGGGCTAAAACACAACATAACATGGCAAGCATGGAGTAGATACGGATCATTTACATTAGCATGCCAAACGAAAAGGAACTTACTCACCTTGCGAGGAGCATTACTGATAGATTCCATATGAGTTTGCATGTCTTTCAAGTATGACAGAGCTATACGAGATTGGTTGTCAAGTTCACTGCCGACACTTCGCTCCATGGATCCTAGAGCAAAGACAGCCGACTCAAGAGCATACCGCATGTGCATAAGTTCAATATCTTGCATTCTGCCATTTACAGTATGTTaacatttaggaacctctcaGCAAGTGACAAATATAAAATCAGGAAAGATAATACACCCTCAGATGAAAGCTTAGCAACTAATATTGATGGACCAGTTTTGAAGAGTAAGCACTAACTACGAAGTAGCAATAACAAGTACATAATTTGAGTTTGAACCTATCCATGTTTGCTTCTTTGAAAACAAAGGTATTAGTATGGTGCTGAGTTCAGTACTATGCAAGGGCCAGACTGGCTTGTATCGGGCGGAACTGACCAGTTCTACTTGGTTTCATGTTGTTCTGACCTGTACCACCTGGTTTCAGATGGTACAATGGCTAGGCCAAAGAAAAAGGTCTCCCAACCTTGTCTCAGTATGAGAGCTATACCATACCATACAATGTGTTCCATACTGCATCAGTAAGATAATGATACAATACCCAGTACCAGTATAACAAACCTTGTCTAGTACCTTTGCATATAGAAGGTAGAGAGTGCAACTAAAGCAAGCTAAGTAGGACAAGGATAGGTCTTAAGGTCATATCACATTTTCAACACAGCCCAAGTTAAAATCCATCATATCGATTTCCATGAAATTGTGTTGTAAGCAAAATACACATATATAGAATTGGTATTCAACAAAGGCCAAAGCACACAGATTTTTGCACCTCTTCCAGGCAGCAGATGTTGAAGCAATAGGCTGCATGCCAATAAGCTCGATTGCATCTTGAAATTTTATCCCAGGAACTACGTCGAACAAGACCTTTAAGAAAATTGTGATGTCAAATTCATTTACAAATCCACTGTGTGATTGCCATGCCATGTAACAACTAATTgctttaacaaaaaaataaataaataaataaaggaacATATTATTAAGACAGTTCCCACAACAAATGTAATAAGGGAAAAGCTACGAAGACAACCATAACTATTTGGACTGTGAACTAAACTCAGCAAACTGATTTTAGTGCCTAGAGTCCAGCACTGCAGGGTTCCAAATGTGAAAACACATACTTACCCTCATAGGAGTTTGAACAGCTAGTCTCTCGAGTATGAAGTTCTCTACAAAAGGTTCTAAAACTTCAGGCTCATGTTCATCTACAGCTtgcttattttgagaaaaaagcaATGAGTTCTTCAGATTCCAGGACCGGCCAGAATTCACACAAGcaacaaagaaagaaagatccAGGTGAAAGCATAAGAGGTCACAAAGGTACTCCACACATGATCTCTGTCAATAAAAGTCGCCACATGAAACGGGAAATAAAGAATTTTAGCTAAAGATTACAGTtacatcagaaaaaaaaatattaacatatAAAGAAGATTACCTCATCAGATTGCTTCCCATAAAGGGGAAATTCTTCCAGCCTTAGGACCTGTGACCTACTTGTCCACAACAGCTTCATCAACTTTCTTCTTCCTGCTGTCTTACCAGACAACAGATCCCACCCTAAGACAGCtaccagcggctgaagaaggggGAACAGTGAAAGAATCTACATACAGTCACTTGCCCTCAGTTAGTGATAGAATAGGTTAAAGCCATTAAAAGTCTAAAATGTTATGGCAAGAACTTAATCCAgggaaaaggaggaaaaaatGCAGCGCACATATACAGGGAACATCCCACATACATCACTAGCCTCTTGAAGTTGTTCCCTCCTAATAGCAGACAAAGCTGTATCCATAATACATTCCAGGACATGTGTTCCAGATATTCGTGCATAGTGGTACAGGTCTCTCATGCAAGATCTGACTGCAATGCTTGAAGCAGTTTTGTCTTCTAAATTACTAGCATTGTCCAGGGCTAATGTTGTCAGATACTTCTTAAGAGGCAGAGGGATCCATCAGAATCAGAAACTCTGTGCTGTTCAATTTCGTGAGAAAACACTTCATCCTGAATGACCTGGTAG
Coding sequences within it:
- the LOC140858640 gene encoding uncharacterized protein, whose product is MTMQVLIKKAWSQNTYYGETWMDARNRMMLMYAEALSSSCIQLVQMIQTNPLDWSSFRANYGLHHTKYLTTLALDNASNLEDKTASSIAVRSCMRDLYHYARISGTHVLECIMDTALSAIRREQLQEASDILSLFPLLQPLVAVLGWDLLSGKTAGRRKLMKLLWTSRSQVLRLEEFPLYGKQSDERSCVEYLCDLLCFHLDLSFFVACVNSGRSWNLKNSLLFSQNKQAVDEHEPEVLEPFVENFILERLAVQTPMRVLFDVVPGIKFQDAIELIGMQPIASTSAAWKRMQDIELMHMRYALESAVFALGSMERSVGSELDNQSRIALSYLKDMQTHMESISNAPRKIFMVSIVTLLLLLDEISVDLTQSASSKAPPSLGSSLIIVLHVKVETRWW